The Opitutus sp. DNA window AGCCCCTGCTTGCCACCAATATCACTGTTTCAAACTAATCCCGACCACCCCGCCCCGCGCAAACCACCGCGGAAACCGCCCCACCCACACGCATCGCAGCTCATTTTAAAAACTCATGACCACCTCCTCGCATTCCTTCGATCTCATTGGTGTCGGCTCACCCATTATGGACCTGCTGGCGCAAGTCCCCGAGAGCTTCATTAGCACGCTCACGGGCGTCAAAGGCGGCATGGTCCTCGTCGACGCCGTCGAAATGGAGTCCATCGTGGTCCGGCTTGAGAAAACTCCCGCCACCGTCGCAGGCGGCTCGGCCGGCAACACCGCCGTGAGTGCCGCCCGCCTCGGCCTGCGCACCACGTTTTTGGGCAAACTGGGCAACGACGCCACGGCCACCGCCTACCGCACCCACTTCAGCGCAGCCGGCGGCGACAGCACGCGCTTCAAATACGCCGACTTGGCCAACGCCCGCTGCGTTTCCCTGATCACGCCTGACAGCCAACGCACCATGCGCACGTGCCTCGGTGCCGCCATGACGATGGGGCCCGGTGAGATCAGCCCGGCCGACTTCGTAGGCTGCCGCCACGCCCACATTGAAGGGTACTTGTTATTTAACCCTGAACTGGCCAACGCCGTGGTGGCAGCCGCCCGCGCCGCCGGTTGCACGCTCAGCATCGACCTCGCCTCCTTCGAGGTGGT harbors:
- a CDS encoding adenosine kinase; the protein is MTTSSHSFDLIGVGSPIMDLLAQVPESFISTLTGVKGGMVLVDAVEMESIVVRLEKTPATVAGGSAGNTAVSAARLGLRTTFLGKLGNDATATAYRTHFSAAGGDSTRFKYADLANARCVSLITPDSQRTMRTCLGAAMTMGPGEISPADFVGCRHAHIEGYLLFNPELANAVVAAARAAGCTLSIDLASFEVVNAARDWIFAQLRTGIDVVFANEDEIHALFPDHADPTDYAGLAQRLAQFGGTAAVKMGKDGAWLARGSELHRIAPIAAAQVIDTTGAGDAWAAGFLYGYLKNWSLPASGALGSRLGSECVSHLGPAIPLAQWTAIHTHARTLAN